A stretch of the Neptunomonas phycophila genome encodes the following:
- the rsuA gene encoding 16S rRNA pseudouridine(516) synthase RsuA: protein MRLDKYLSQATGLSRKEVKRLMHKNTVTVNGELVRDPSLHISLDDNVVFNDGEVAAPTPRYLMMNKPEGVVCANDDPLHPTVISLLYDEPRPDSLHTVGRLDIDTTGLILITDDGQWSHRVTAPKHKMPKRYHVTTVDPIPESAIDDFAQGVQLHNEPQPTKPASLVIINEHEAFLTLTEGKYHQVKRMFAAIGNKVEALHRDAIADVLLDDTLAPGEYRELTQQEQELLGV, encoded by the coding sequence ATGCGTCTCGACAAGTACCTATCACAAGCCACAGGCCTCTCGCGTAAAGAGGTGAAACGATTAATGCACAAGAACACGGTTACTGTGAATGGTGAGCTCGTACGAGACCCCTCACTGCATATCAGCCTAGATGACAATGTTGTTTTTAATGACGGCGAAGTGGCCGCACCAACACCCCGCTATTTAATGATGAATAAGCCTGAAGGCGTAGTGTGCGCTAACGATGACCCTCTTCACCCTACCGTAATTAGCCTGCTATACGATGAGCCACGCCCTGACAGCTTACATACAGTGGGCCGCCTCGATATAGATACCACCGGGCTGATCCTAATAACGGATGATGGCCAATGGTCGCACCGAGTCACAGCACCCAAACATAAAATGCCCAAGCGGTACCATGTGACAACCGTTGACCCTATTCCAGAGTCAGCCATTGACGATTTTGCCCAAGGCGTTCAGCTGCATAACGAACCACAGCCAACTAAACCAGCCTCGTTAGTCATCATTAACGAACATGAAGCCTTTTTAACCCTCACTGAAGGTAAATATCATCAAGTAAAACGCATGTTTGCTGCCATTGGTAACAAAGTTGAAGCCTTACATCGTGATGCCATAGCCGATGTGTTACTGGACGATACTCTTGCTCCCGGTGAATATCGAGAACTGACCCAACAAGAACAGGAGCTGTTAGGCGTATGA
- a CDS encoding M48 family metallopeptidase: MKKTLLAAVTASVLLTGCVENIDMTAATDLYKAATISDQEVIALADQSAKQLDANNNVAPASNKYAKRLARITQGLNNEDGLELNFKVYLTDEMNAFAMPNGTVRVYSGLMDKLTDDEVRFVIGHEVGHVKLGHTRKEYQLAYAASAARKGASAAGGTVGMLSDSQLGDFTHKLVSAQFSQSQESASDTYAVKFMKRHGWDASAGIGVMKQFQAMEAASGGSHSVFSSHPASKDREEHIRDLL, from the coding sequence ATGAAAAAAACATTATTGGCCGCTGTCACAGCATCTGTCTTACTCACAGGCTGTGTGGAAAACATTGATATGACAGCCGCGACGGATTTGTACAAAGCGGCCACCATTAGCGATCAAGAAGTGATTGCGCTAGCTGATCAATCGGCTAAGCAGCTGGATGCTAATAACAACGTGGCACCGGCTAGCAATAAATACGCTAAACGTTTAGCGCGAATTACTCAGGGTCTGAATAACGAAGACGGACTTGAATTGAACTTCAAAGTGTATCTAACAGATGAAATGAACGCGTTTGCTATGCCTAACGGTACGGTTCGAGTGTATTCGGGTTTGATGGATAAGTTGACGGATGATGAAGTACGATTTGTTATTGGTCACGAAGTAGGTCATGTAAAATTAGGTCACACGCGTAAAGAGTACCAGTTAGCTTATGCGGCTTCAGCGGCACGTAAAGGCGCTTCAGCAGCTGGCGGTACTGTCGGTATGTTGTCGGATTCGCAGTTGGGAGACTTTACCCATAAATTGGTGTCTGCTCAGTTTTCACAATCACAAGAAAGTGCATCTGATACCTATGCCGTTAAGTTTATGAAGCGCCACGGTTGGGATGCTAGTGCAGGTATCGGTGTTATGAAACAGTTCCAAGCGATGGAAGCCGCCAGTGGCGGTAGCCATAGTGTATTCTCAAGCCACCCGGCTTCGAAAGACCGTGAAGAGCATATCCGCGATTTACTGTAA
- a CDS encoding methyltransferase — protein MMRDKAFDLLYQSFNPALPNTLWFVDENLIPEHAPAAMGNTRVIANRYHIHRQLLNAGWHAEFSDFDCQGLAPGSYDQIYLRIPKEKALAHYLINTASRLLAPTGSLILSGLKQEGIKGFFDRADTAGAQTERWKLDKETWAAAITFTQPITLDDKDYTALRPAVADTSFSFISKPGVYGWNKIDQGSQLLIEHLCDIIGQSQPQSALDIGCGYGYLSLHTGKMLSIPVTATDTNAAAIECCTANATQSNVNISAVADDCARHIDSVFDLVVCNPPFHSGFGVESQLTDRFLASAAQHLTPDGQAIFVTNLHIGIEKKAADYFSIVDTPVQTNHFKLIHLRLPKKSKATVSD, from the coding sequence ATGATGCGCGACAAAGCATTTGATCTACTTTATCAGAGCTTTAATCCAGCACTGCCAAACACCTTATGGTTTGTCGATGAAAACCTAATACCCGAACATGCCCCAGCAGCGATGGGCAACACACGAGTAATCGCTAACCGTTACCATATACACAGACAATTGCTCAATGCGGGCTGGCATGCGGAGTTTTCTGACTTTGACTGCCAAGGCTTAGCACCAGGTAGCTATGATCAAATCTATTTGCGCATCCCCAAAGAAAAGGCGCTTGCTCACTACTTAATCAACACAGCTTCTCGCCTATTAGCCCCCACGGGAAGCCTCATTTTAAGCGGCTTAAAGCAAGAAGGAATCAAAGGATTTTTTGATCGCGCGGATACAGCCGGCGCTCAAACTGAACGCTGGAAGCTTGATAAAGAAACATGGGCAGCGGCTATCACTTTTACCCAACCGATCACGTTAGATGACAAAGACTACACTGCCCTGCGCCCCGCCGTCGCTGATACCTCTTTCTCGTTTATCAGTAAACCGGGAGTATATGGCTGGAATAAAATAGACCAAGGCAGTCAGCTGCTCATCGAGCACCTTTGCGATATCATCGGTCAATCTCAGCCCCAAAGTGCGTTAGATATCGGATGTGGTTATGGCTACCTTTCCTTACATACGGGGAAGATGCTATCCATCCCCGTGACCGCAACAGACACCAACGCCGCGGCTATTGAGTGCTGTACTGCCAACGCAACGCAATCCAATGTAAACATCTCTGCGGTAGCTGATGACTGTGCACGCCATATAGATAGTGTATTTGATTTAGTGGTTTGCAATCCGCCGTTTCATAGCGGGTTTGGCGTAGAAAGCCAGCTAACAGACCGCTTTCTAGCCAGTGCTGCGCAACATTTAACCCCAGACGGCCAAGCAATCTTTGTTACCAACCTACACATCGGCATTGAAAAGAAAGCGGCAGATTACTTTTCAATCGTTGACACTCCAGTGCAAACCAACCACTTCAAGCTTATCCACTTACGGCTCCCCAAAAAGAGCAAAGCTACCGTAAGTGACTAA